The following coding sequences are from one Saccopteryx bilineata isolate mSacBil1 chromosome 3, mSacBil1_pri_phased_curated, whole genome shotgun sequence window:
- the LOC136329092 gene encoding LOW QUALITY PROTEIN: olfactory receptor 2A12-like (The sequence of the model RefSeq protein was modified relative to this genomic sequence to represent the inferred CDS: inserted 1 base in 1 codon) yields the protein MQEPNQSYVTEFILLGFSFSPRTMPLLFSAFLMTYLLIILGNSFITILICLDSHLHTPMYFFISVLSMLDLGYTTTTVPQMLAHMTRQKKTISFDSCVAQMYIFLVLGITESWLFAMMSIDRYVAICHPLRYKVIMXPMIIFCGLWGVISALVYTIFAMRLPYCGPNKIIHFFCEVPAVLKLACADTSLNDQIDFILGFSVILVPLSLILVIYVNIFVAVLRIHSAQGRLKAFSTCASHITVVTLFCVPAMVMYMKPGSEASPEEDKKLTLCYNIISAFLNPIIYSLRNKDVKRAFFKVTGWSRVQE from the exons ATGCAAGAGCCTAACCAGTCTTATGTGACTGAGTTCATCCTTCTGGGCTTCTCCTTTAGCCCCAGGACCATGCCCCTGCTCTTCTCAGCCTTCCTGATGACCTACCTCTTGATTATTCTGGGCAACAGCTTCATCACCATCCTCATCTGCCTGGACTCACACCTCCACACACCTATGTACTTCTTTATCAGTGTCCTTTCCATGTTGGATCTGGGCTATACCACTACAACTGTGCCCCAGATGTTGGCACACATGACCAGACAGAAGAAGACCATCTCTTTTGACAGCTGTGTGGCTCAAATGTACATTTTCTTGGTGCTAGGCATCACTGAATCCTGGCTTTTTGCCATGATGTCTATAGACAGGTATGTGGCCATCTGCCACCCACTCAGGTACAAGGTCATCA CGCCCATGATCATTTTCTGTGGACTCTGGGGTGTCATCTCTGCTCTTGTCTACACTATATTTGCCATGCGTCTGCCCTACTGTGGCCCCAACAAGATCATCCATTTCTTCTGTGAAGTCCCAGCAGTCTTAAAGCTGGCTTGTGCAGACACTTCACTCAATGATCAGATAGACTTCATCCTTGGCTTCAGTGTCATCTTGGTTCCACTTTCCCTTATTCTTGTCATTTATGTCAACATCTTTGTTGCCGTCTTGAGGATCCATTCAGCCCAGGGACGGCTCAAAGCCTTCTCCACCTGTGCCTCCCATATCACTGTGGTCACCCTGTTTTGTGTGCCGGCCATGGTCATGTATATGAAGCCTGGCTCCGAGGCCTCCCCAGAGGAAGACAAAAAGTTGACACTGTGCTACAACATCATCTCTGCTTTCCTCAACCCCATCATCTATAGCCTCCGAAACAAGGATGTGAAGAGGGCTTTCTTCAAGGTGACAGGCTGGAGCAGAGTCCAAGAATGA
- the LOC136329091 gene encoding olfactory receptor 2A12-like — protein sequence MQSLDKKNHSSVSEFILLGFSSESQVRMDLFTFFLLLYIITLLGNGLIITLIYLDSHLHTPMYFFLSILSLVDMSYITTTVPQMLVNMVCPRCSISWGACVAQMFIFLFLGIAECVLYAIMAYDRYVAICFPLHYTLLMSSLTCIKMVTVCCSISIVGALIYTVFTMCLPYCGPHKINHFFCEVPAVLKLACADTSFNDRLDFILGFILLLVPLSLILASYVRIFASILRIRSSQGRLKSFSTCASHVTVVIMFYGPAMMMYMRPGSWYNPERDKKLSLFYNVVSAFLNPLIYSLRNKDVKGAFLKLLGGRKTAR from the coding sequence ATGCAGAGCCTTGACAAAAAGAACCACAGCTCTGTGTCTGAGTTCATTCTTCTTGGCTTCTCCAGTGAGTCACAGGTCAGAATGGACCTGttcactttcttcctcctcctctacaTCATCACCCTTCTGGGCAATGGACTCATCATCACCCTGATCTACCTGGATTCACACCTCCACACACCCATGTACTTCTTTCTCAGTATCCTCTCGTTGGTGGACATGAGTTATATCACCACCACTGTGCCTCAGATGTTGGTTAATATGGTGTGTCCAAGATGTTCTATCTCCTGGGGAGCTTGTGTGGCCCAAATGTTTATCTTCTTGTTCCTGGGTATTGCTGAGTGTGTCCTCTATGCTATTATGGCCTATGACAGGTATGTGGCCATTTGTTTCCCCCTTCACTATACCCTACTCATGAGCAGTCTTACTTGTATCAAGATGGTCACAGTCTGTTGTTCAATTAGCATAGTTGGGGCCCTTATTTATACTGTCTTCACCATGTGTCTGCCTTATTGTGGTCCCCACAAGATAAACCACTTCTTTTGTGAGGTCCCTGCTGTTCTGAAGTTGGCCTGTGCAGACACATCCTTCAATGACCGGTTGGATTTCATCTTGGGTTTCATCCTGCTTTTGGTCCCACTCTCCCTCATCCTGGCCTCTTATGTCCGCATCTTTGCCTCCATCTTGAGAATCCGTTCATCCCAGGGGAGGCTCAAGTCCTTCTCGACATGTGCTTCCCATGTCACTGTAGTCATCATGTTTTATGGGCCAGCCATGATGATGTACATGAGGCCTGGCTCTTGGTATAACCCCGAGCGGGACAAGAAGCTATCCCTGTTCTACAATGTTGTCTCCGCCTTCCTCAACCCCCTCATCTACAGCCTCCGAAACAAGGATGTAAAGGGGGCCTTTCTGAAATTACTTGGTGGTAGAAAGACAGCTCGGTGA